The Fibrobacter sp. region TTTGATAATGAAGTCAAGGCTGCCGTTAGCCGCTGGAAATTTAGTAAAGCTAAATCAGGGAATACAACAGTGACAATCCCATTTACCTTTAGTGAATAAAAAACTGTTCCAACAATTAATTCGGCTTCATACCGCAGGAAGGGATAAAGTAAAGCAACGCACGTTCTAACATGCGCTGCAATGTAGAGATCGTTCTTTAGATCGTCAAGGGGAGAATATTTGCTTCTTTTCCAAAGCTTCTACAACTGCAATATCCGCGGGTAGCCAGTCTACCGAGCGGATATTTTCTTTTTCTAACCATTTGGCTGCTTCGTGTTCCAGCAACTTTAATTCGCCGCCGATAACGGTGCAGTAGAAACAATGCATTGTCAGATGGAAGTTGGGGTAGTCGTATTCCACAGTGCAGATGAAATCTTCTACAGAAACGTCTACGGTCAGTTCTTCCTTCAGTTCGCGAGCGAGAGCTTGCTGCGGAGTTTCGCCGGGTTCCATTTTGCCGCCGGGGAA contains the following coding sequences:
- a CDS encoding (deoxy)nucleoside triphosphate pyrophosphohydrolase, with translation FPGGKMEPGETPQQALARELKEELTVDVSVEDFICTVEYDYPNFHLTMHCFYCTVIGGELKLLEHEAAKWLEKENIRSVDWLPADIAVVEALEKKQIFSP